The following proteins are co-located in the Xiphophorus maculatus strain JP 163 A chromosome 24, X_maculatus-5.0-male, whole genome shotgun sequence genome:
- the slitrk6 gene encoding SLIT and NTRK-like protein 6 has translation MLTFGLPCFSPLRFYSISRSRMQPWIILIGLFLSAAHTQDIYPSKASSSISESCESLCSCEAKDGVLHLNCEQRNISKISQIQIPSGVSFHLNLYKNDLVELRVEEMEGLRGALSLHIGGNSIQELEPGVFNTLGSLKKLHINSNFLVTLKEDTFQGLINLEFLQADTNFIRIIEPGAFNKLIRLKVLILNDNSIEFLPSNIFRFVPLTHLDLRGNKLQTLPYVGFLEHIGRIMELLLEDNDWICDCDVLHLKTWMENMRAQSVISDVVCSSPQHLKGTILAKVKRDVLCPFHKDLPLEGPPSMDMVVTPSSKVSQIPKQTPSHVPDSPCVEHCSCHNHPEAGLLMHCQDRGIQKVSDIGILQESPTKLVMTGNMIQKLFKYDFVTYDRLELLNLANNRIDYIDNETFLSLSSLKKLQLNGNRIEKLFSTMFVGLHNLESLYLEYNLIKEIAPGTFNPLPKLKLLSLNNNQLSSLPAQIFRNVPLVKLNLRKNLLMHLPVSNVLDQLNVLEQIYLEDNPWDCSCDLLSLKQWVEKLKTDTVVGSVLCETPKKVKQTELRSLRHEMLCPGLETSTVTQGPPANKGLLISLTDSIPLSVLILSLLIFILMIIFCSAGLVVFVVHRRRRKAKKKATEEPARENTSSTSPIHLHYSMFGQKTTHHTVTQRTGPGSLYEDRSHSPIVQICRNPTYCSQHKGHDSDLDYSLDDPKHHVCRSIMEKENTSPLTGNPKFRAIAEERPGDFVTLGTPSSLYRNILEREKELQQQLGITEYFRKNLPQLQPAMDMQVPGHQEELKLMEAIMYSRPRKVMLEQTKNEYFELKANLHTEPDYLEVLEHQTAFN, from the exons ATGCTGACATTCGGACTACCCTGCTTTTCTCCACTTCGGTTTTATTCG ATATCCAGGTCCAGAATGCAGCCCTGGATCATTTTAATCGGCTTGTTTCTGTCGGCAGCTCACACCCAAGATATCTATCCCTCAAAGGCGTCGTCTTCCATCAGCGAGTCGTGTGAGTCTCTGTGCTCCTGCGAGGCAAAGGACGGCGTCCTTCATCTCAACTGCGAGCAGAGGAACATCAGCAAAATCTCCCAAATCCAAATCCCGTCAGGTGTCTCCTTCCATCTGAATCTTTACAAAAATGACTTAGTGGAGCTCCGAGTGGAGGAAATGGAAGGGCTTAGGGGCGCCCTTTCTCTGCACATTGGGGGTAATAGCATACAAGAGCTGGAGCCAGGGGTCTTTAACACTCTCGGTTCCCTGAAAAAGCTCCACATAAATAGCAATTTTCTTGTCACCCTGAAAGAGGACACTTTCCAGGGTCTGATAAATCTAGAGTTCCTTCAAGCCGACACGAATTTCATCCGGATCATCGAGCCAGGGGCATTCAACAAGCTGATCCGCCTCAAAGTCCTCATCCTCAATGACAATTCCATCGAGTTTTTACCCAGCAACATCTTCCGCTTCGTGCCGCTCACTCACCTAGACCTACGAGGCAACAAGCTCCAGACGCTGCCGTACGTGGGCTTTCTGGAGCACATCGGGCGCATCATGGAGCTCCTCCTGGAGGACAATGACTGGATCTGCGACTGTGATGTCCTCCATTTAAAAACCTGGATGGAGAACATGAGGGCACAGTCGGTCATCAGTGACGTGGTGTGCAGCTCACCGCAGCACCTGAAGGGAACCATCCTGGCTAAAGTCAAACGGGATGTTCTGTGTCCGTTCCACAAAGACCTCCCGCTGGAGGGACCGCCATCAATGGATATGGTTGTTACGCCATCGTCCAAGGTGTCTCAGATTCCCAAACAGACACCCTCCCATGTTCCCGACAGTCCCTGCGTGGAGCACTGTTCATGCCACAATCACCCTGAGGCTGGATTATTGATGCACTGTCAGGACAGAGGGATTCAGAAGGTGTCTGATATCGGAATACTTCAGGAGAGCCCTACTAAGCTGGTTATGACAGGAAACATGATCCAGAAACTCTTTAAGTATGACTTTGTCACATACGACAGGTTGGAATTGCTCAACCTGGCCAACAACCGCATTGACTACATCGATAACGAAACATTTCTCAGCCTGAGCAGCTTGAAAAAGCTTCAGCTGAACGGGAACAGGATCGAGAAGCTGTTTTCCACCATGTTCGTGGGCCTCCACAACCTGGAGTCTCTTTACCTGGAATATAACCTCATCAAGGAGATTGCGCCAGGCACATTCAACCCCTTGCCCAAACTGAAGCTGCTGTCACTGAACAACAACCAACTGAGCTCCCTTCCGGCTCAGATCTTCCGCAACGTTCCCCTGGTCAAATTAAACCTGAGGAAGAACCTGCTCATGCACCTGCCGGTGAGCAACGTGCTGGATCAGCTCAATGTGCTGGAGCAGATCTATTTAGAGGACAACCCCTGGGACTGCAGCTGCGATCTGCTTAGTCTCAAGCAGTGGGTGGAGAAGCTTAAGACAGACACCGTGGTGGGCTCTGTTCTGTGTGAAACCCCCAAGAAGGTGAAGCAGACGGAGCTGAGGAGTCTTCGCCACGAGATGCTCTGTCCTGGGTTGGAGACATCCACAGTCACACAGGGGCCCCCTGCAAACAAGGGTCTCCTGATCTCCTTAACCGACTCCATACCGCTCTCAGTGCTCATCCTCAGCCTCCTCATCTTTATCCTCATGATCATCTTCTGCTCGGCCGGATTGGTGGTCTTCGTGGTGCACCGTAGGCGGCGGAAGGCAAAGAAAAAGGCTACGGAGGAACCAGCACGGGAAAACACCAGCAGCACTTCCCCGATCCACTTACACTACAGCATGTTTGGGCAGAAGACCACCCACCACACCGTGACCCAGAGGACAGGGCCCGGTTCCTTATATGAGGACAGATCTCACAGCCCCATTGTCCAGATCTGCCGGAACCCCACCTACTGCTCCCAGCACAAGGGCCACGACTCAGATCTGGATTACAGTCTGGATGATCCAAAGCACCACGTCTGCCGGAGCATCATGGAGAAGGAGAACACCTCCCCGCTGACGGGAAACCCCAAGTTCAGGGCCATAGCTGAGGAGCGGCCGGGGGACTTCGTGACCCTGGGGACTCCCAGCTCTCTGTACAGGAACATcctggagagagagaaggagcttcagcagcagcttggaATAACCGAGTACTTCAGGAAAAACCTGCCGCAGCTGCAGCCTGCCATGGACATGCAGGTCCCAGGGCACCAGGAGGAGCTAAAGCTAATGGAGGCGATAATGTATTCTAGACCACGCAAGGTCATGCTGGAACAAACCAAGAACGAGTACTTTGAGCTCAAAGCGAACCTGCACACGGAGCCGGACTACTTGGAGGTTCTGGAACATCAGACTGCGTTTAACTGA